A genomic segment from Nitrospira sp. encodes:
- a CDS encoding DNA internalization-related competence protein ComEC/Rec2: MLPTLTLTFAFGLVLGSYLAYFPFSIAVLLTVVCGILTWLELRAGLSSRQALSILACLLSGCLYWVLFAWFTPHVPVSETTGVLPARVDGTVVEAVRHAPGRLTALVQVTAIDEPAQMLPFHLRLIWRDPGRDLHRGMRISTGLHVHPPLGTLNPRGFDYAAYLDAQGVDAVGSVSGAGAVEVLEPEPGLTVHGFTSMIENWRALIRSAAESLSQPSRGLFLSLTIGEQGYITPEVREWFMTTGTVHILSVSGSHLGLIALLSFVLIRRGCLLLPSLLLLSISRRLTASRLAAMATLGPVAAYTLLVGAETATIRSSIMIVVGLWALWLGSPHYMLHALAVAAGLTLLVHPPALYDISFQLSYVSVLVLALAIQPEGSRDESPEPQATVAGRALYWLRESVRVTAVVTLATLPLVAFYFNQVSWLGLFANLLVVPFVGFILLPLDLLSAAWVIAMHSHALPGSGLIDLLGEALISGIHLLAGLPGAEWFVAAPSLPMMVLFYVLGWGLLVGRSAYAAPSVRGAMMMGILCIVAWWLWSPRPFSRDGQVRVTFLDVGQGDSAVIELPTGAVVLIDGGATYERFDMGRGVVAPFLWNRGIRRLDHVIATHPQLDHVGGLAWILAHFPTENFWTNGVTRREEFWRKIEAVLAERHLQPKVAAEGQLIAGAGACRMAVLNPPLRHESSSGRKSESLNNLSVVTELACGGRRMLFTGDLEREALVRLTGAGVLGHVTLLKVPHHGAKSSLEPTWLRTIKPDLAVVSAGRRNPYGHPAPEVLAAYRAAGVEVLRTDRDGAIWMDLDLRQQNLSVHTTGEWTLQPPLSSPNIWSAELENLTRLWRRWNWR; the protein is encoded by the coding sequence ATGTTGCCCACCCTCACCCTCACCTTCGCATTCGGGCTCGTCCTCGGTTCTTACCTCGCTTACTTTCCGTTCAGCATCGCTGTTCTGTTGACGGTTGTCTGTGGCATCCTCACATGGCTGGAACTGCGCGCAGGTCTGTCGTCCCGGCAGGCTCTGAGTATCCTGGCTTGCCTGCTCTCCGGATGTCTTTATTGGGTGTTGTTCGCTTGGTTCACTCCTCACGTACCGGTGTCGGAGACGACCGGTGTACTTCCCGCCAGGGTTGACGGAACGGTTGTCGAGGCAGTCCGCCACGCACCGGGACGATTGACCGCCCTTGTGCAGGTTACGGCCATCGATGAGCCGGCGCAGATGCTGCCGTTTCATCTGCGCCTCATCTGGAGGGATCCGGGCCGCGATCTCCATCGCGGCATGCGGATCAGCACCGGTCTTCATGTGCATCCTCCCTTGGGTACTCTGAACCCCAGAGGATTCGATTATGCGGCCTACCTGGATGCACAGGGTGTGGATGCTGTGGGATCGGTGTCCGGAGCCGGTGCCGTCGAGGTGCTGGAGCCTGAACCGGGTCTGACCGTTCACGGCTTTACGTCCATGATCGAGAACTGGCGCGCCCTGATCAGATCGGCCGCCGAATCGCTCTCTCAGCCAAGCCGTGGTCTGTTTCTCAGCCTGACCATCGGCGAGCAGGGCTACATCACGCCGGAGGTCCGCGAGTGGTTCATGACGACCGGCACGGTTCACATTCTCTCCGTCTCCGGCTCACACCTCGGTCTCATCGCGCTGTTGTCGTTCGTACTGATCAGAAGGGGATGTCTGCTTCTTCCTTCCCTGCTGCTGTTGAGCATCTCGCGCCGGCTGACGGCCAGTAGACTGGCAGCCATGGCGACCCTCGGTCCTGTGGCGGCCTACACCTTGCTGGTCGGAGCGGAAACCGCGACGATCCGTTCGTCGATCATGATCGTCGTCGGCTTGTGGGCCTTGTGGTTGGGGTCTCCGCACTATATGCTCCATGCCCTCGCGGTGGCCGCCGGTCTGACGCTGTTGGTCCATCCTCCGGCGCTGTACGACATTTCCTTTCAACTCTCGTACGTCTCGGTGCTGGTCTTGGCCTTGGCGATCCAGCCAGAGGGATCCAGGGACGAGTCGCCGGAGCCTCAGGCGACCGTAGCCGGACGTGCGCTCTATTGGCTGAGGGAGTCGGTTCGAGTCACTGCGGTCGTGACGTTGGCAACCTTACCACTGGTCGCGTTCTACTTCAATCAAGTGTCGTGGTTGGGCCTCTTCGCCAACCTTCTGGTGGTGCCGTTCGTCGGGTTTATCTTACTTCCTCTGGACCTGTTGTCCGCTGCCTGGGTCATTGCAATGCACAGCCATGCGCTTCCTGGTTCCGGCTTGATCGACCTGCTGGGAGAAGCGCTGATTTCAGGCATTCATCTGCTGGCGGGCCTGCCCGGCGCAGAATGGTTCGTGGCGGCACCGAGCCTTCCCATGATGGTGCTCTTCTACGTGCTGGGGTGGGGATTGCTGGTCGGTCGGTCTGCCTATGCTGCTCCGTCGGTGAGGGGGGCCATGATGATGGGCATACTCTGCATCGTCGCCTGGTGGTTGTGGTCTCCGCGCCCATTCAGCAGGGACGGGCAGGTGCGAGTGACCTTTCTCGATGTGGGACAGGGAGACAGCGCCGTCATCGAATTGCCCACAGGAGCGGTGGTGCTCATCGACGGGGGGGCGACCTATGAGCGTTTCGATATGGGGCGGGGTGTGGTGGCTCCCTTTCTCTGGAATCGGGGGATTCGAAGGCTCGACCATGTCATCGCCACCCATCCGCAACTGGACCATGTCGGAGGGTTGGCCTGGATCCTGGCCCATTTCCCTACTGAGAATTTCTGGACCAACGGCGTCACTCGTCGTGAAGAGTTTTGGCGCAAGATCGAAGCGGTCCTTGCGGAACGCCACCTTCAACCGAAGGTGGCGGCGGAAGGACAATTGATCGCAGGAGCGGGGGCTTGTCGTATGGCGGTGCTGAATCCTCCGTTGCGCCACGAATCTTCGTCGGGAAGAAAAAGTGAGTCGCTCAACAATTTATCGGTCGTCACCGAGCTCGCCTGCGGTGGTCGACGCATGTTGTTTACGGGGGACCTTGAACGGGAAGCCTTGGTCCGCCTGACCGGCGCGGGGGTTCTCGGCCACGTGACGCTGTTGAAGGTTCCGCACCATGGGGCGAAGAGTTCGTTGGAGCCGACATGGTTGAGGACGATCAAACCGGACCTTGCGGTGGTGTCGGCCGGTCGACGCAACCCCTACGGCCATCCTGCTCCCGAAGTCCTGGCGGCCTATCGAGCCGCGGGGGTGGAGGTGCTGAGAACCGATCGAGACGGAGCCATCTGGATGGATCTCGACCTGCGGCAACAGAACCTCTCGGTCCATACGACCGGCGAATGGACCCTGCAACCGCCTCTCTCCTCGCCGAACATATGGTCCGCCGAACTGGAGAACCTC